In Ornithorhynchus anatinus isolate Pmale09 chromosome 17, mOrnAna1.pri.v4, whole genome shotgun sequence, the following proteins share a genomic window:
- the ALKBH4 gene encoding alpha-ketoglutarate-dependent dioxygenase alkB homolog 4: MDREAAGGCGCRGVRSCLLCERPGTPPKDLPDQTVARFVYCPETGLAQGAEATEVQGRAFPFPGVTLLEDFVSAEEEARMVRLMDRDPWKPSQSGRRKQDYGPKVNFRKRKLKVGAFDGLPAFSREVVRRMQESCPVLAGFAPVEQCNLDYDPARGAAIDPHLDDAWLWGERLVSLSLLAPTVLTLTWAGGPGGPEDLLPRPRPVEVAVGLPRRSLLVLHGPARHRWRHGIRRRHVRARRVCATFRELSAEFGPGGARAPLGRALLEIALTFRGKPV, encoded by the exons ATGGACAGGGAGGCCGCGGGCGGCTGCGGCTGCAGGGGCGTGCGGAGCTGCTTGCTGTGCGAGCGCCCGGGGACACCCCCGAAGGACCTTCCCGACCAG ACGGTAGCCCGTTTCGTCTACTGCCCCGAGACCGGACTGGCCCAGGGTGCGGAAGCCACCGAGGTGCAGGGCcgggccttccccttccccggggTGACCCTCCTGGAGGACTTCGTGAGCGCCGAGGAGGAGGCCCGCATGGTGCGGCTCATGGACCGGGACCCCTGGAAGCCGTCCCAGTCCGGCCGGAGGAagcag GACTACGGCCCCAAGGTCAACTTCCGGAAGCGGAAGCTGAAAGTGGGCGCCTTCGACGGGCTGCCCGCCTTCAGCCGCGAGGTGGTGCGGCGGATGCAGGAGTCGTGCCCGGTCCTGGCGGGCTTCGCCCCCGTGGAACAGTGCAACCTGGACTACGACCCCGCCCGCGGCGCCGCCATCGACCCCCACCTGGACGACGCCTGGCTCTGGGGCGAGCGTCTGGTCAGCCTCAGCCTGCTGGCCCCCACCGTGCTCACCCtgacgtgggccgggggcccgggcggccccgaggacctcctgccccgcccccgccccgtggaGGTGGCCGTGGGGCTGCCCCGCCGCTCGCTGCTGGTCCTGCACGGCCCGGCCCGCCACCGGTGGCGTCACGGCATCCGGCGCCGCCACGTCCGGGCCCGCCGCGTCTGCGCCACCTTCCGCGAGCTGTCGGCCGAGttcgggccgggcggggcgcggGCCCCCCTGGGCCGGGCCCTGCTGGAGATCGCCCTGACCTTCCGCGGGAAGCCGGTCTGA